Genomic DNA from Paenibacillus borealis:
GAATCCTACAAATCAACAGGCATCAGCGGCGTGCGCAGTGATGAAGGGATTCTTGCCCGCATGAAGGAGATCGATAACGGCAAAGGCAATCCCGTCTGGTTCCCCGTACGGGCCAAAGGCTTCTTCGATGCGTACAGTGAGTCTTCCATGACGATGGGTCGTCTGCTGCGGAATATCCAGAACCCGGCAGCGGAGTATTATATGCTGATTGAGGTGAAGGGCAAAGCTCTAACCGATGTATTATCCAATCTGCATATCGGACTTGCCGGGGAGATCCGCATCCTTGACAGGGCAGGCAATATTGTGTACGGGGCGGATAACGGGTTGCTCGGACAGCCTTCTTACATACAGGCTGCGGATACCGAGGTTGAAGGGCAGAAGCAATCCTTCACTGCGGCTGATGAGCAGGGCAGCTCGCAGCTTGTGGTCTATCAGCCGCTGGTGACCGCTGACTGGACACTGCTGGGTTATGCGCCGGTTAGTGATTTCACTAAATCGGCAGACCGGCTGCTCTATATTACACTGCTGGTTGTGCTGGCTGCGGCTGTGATCGCGCTGGTGATTGGTTATGTGCTGGTGCGGCTGATCGGCCGCCCGCTCGGCAAGCTGGCCCGGCTGATGGAGGAAGGCGAGCAGGGGAATCTGCAGGTGCGGACGAACTTCAAGGGCCGGGATGAGATCGGGCGGCTGGGACACAGCTTCAACCGGATGATGGAGCAGATATCCCGGCTGGCCGGGCAGAGCAGCAGTTCGGCAGCGGCCGTGCTGGCCACATCCGAGCAATTGGTGCTTGCTTCAGGTGCAACCAGTACCCATGCCAGGGAAGTAGCCGCCGCAACCGGTGAGATCGCCGGCGGAGCTGCCAGTCTGGCAGCGGAAGCGGAGAGCAGCAACCTCAAGGTGGAGCTGATGGGGGATAAGACGAACGAAGTGGCCGGGACGAATGCTGTCATGGCTGATTCTGCAGGAAAGGTCATGGTCGTAAGCGATCAGGGAGCGGAGTTGATGAAGAAGCTCGTTGATCAGAGCGAATCTGCCCTGAAGATGATGAATCTGATTCAGGAGAATTCGGCGATGCTGCGTGACAGCACGGTACTGATCCGCAGTATTCTCTCCCCGATGATAGCCATGAACAAGCAGACGAATATTCTGGCGCTTAATGCTTCTATTGAAGCTGTACGTGCCGGGGCTGCGGGGAGGGGCTTTATTGTCATTGCCGATGAGATTAGGGGACTCGCGAATCAATCAAGCCAGTCGATTGCGTCTGTCTCCAGAATTACGGAGGAGATCAGCAGCCATATCGAGAACACGGTCAAGGTTGTGAGTGAAGCAGCACCGCTGTTCAGCGGGCAGATAACCTCAGTGCGGGAAACTTCACTAATCTTTGAAAGTGTCCGGGCGGAAATGGAGGTTTTCAGCGGGTATCTGAGCCAATCTTCTGCGGCAGTTAAGGAGCTGACCGGTTATCAGCAGCAACTGGGGCAATCCATGGCGAGCGTAATCTCAGTCGTGCAGCAGACCAGTGCCTCAACGGAGGAAGTTGCTTCGATGTCATCACAGCAATTCATAGTGAGTGAGGAGCTGGTGGCTCTGTCAGGCAAGCTGGAGGCGTTAGCTGAGAATCTGAAGCAGTCGATGATTTCTTTTCAGGGATAAAGCTGCATGTCAGCCATAGCTAACGCCGTCTTCACCAGATCGGCATTGCCGCCGCACAGTGCTCCATCCGGAGATACCGTGGTGTCCTCCAGTCCGATTCTAATCCCTTCTCCCTGCACAATCGCCTGCCGAATAACCGTCCAGGTGGCGGCACCGCTTCCATGGTGAACCTGAGGTAAGGTCACGCCTTCGGCCCGAAGCAGGGCTGAGATCGATGAAGCCAGTACAAGCGCCTGGTCCGGCTCCGGCTCTTCTACTTCAACCAGAACGCGGAAGCAATGCTTCCGCCAGTCCCCCTCCAGGAAGGTGCGGCAGTCCTGTAAAGTTGCGATTCCTGCCTCGATCCCAATCTGCCGCTCACGCAGCAGCCGGATGAGAGTAGGCAAGCCCGGCTCGGAGAAGTTGACAGACACAAAGTCTGGCAGCTGCCCCCACCTGCCTATATCAAACAGCCGCTTGTCTGGATCGGGCCCGGCGGATAGGGAGGTGGTCATTCCTATAGGGACGAGGGGGCATGATGAACGGAGCGCTTGAACGGTAAGGTCGCAATACAGCGGCTCTAGTGTCTCAGTGCCGTCTGCTTGTCTTGCATGCACATGAACAGCCTGCCCACCGGCCGCGATACATGCCTTGGCATCCAGTGCCAGCTCCTGAGGGGAATAAGGAACGGCGGGATGCTGATGGCGTGCCGTTGCCCCGTTCAGGCAGGCTTGGATAAACGGGCGGTTATTTATAGACACAGACAAGACTCCTTTCTTCCATTAAACTTCCGGAATACAGTTATTATTAATGTACCCTGGTTGGGCAGGGGGAGAATCTGAAGTGCTGACTGACGGATTCTTAACAGGGATAAGCGGACGCATGAGTGAAGTAGTATTGCCAGAACTTACACTTGTCGTTATAGTTGTCTGTAAAAAACTGAAGGTGATGTCATGGATAAACACTTATTTCTAAATGGCGGGGGTCCGCCGTTTACTCCTGATCTGGCAAGGAAGTTTGCGAGCAAGACGCAGGCAGGTGCAGGTCCGGTCGTAGTTCTGTTCGTGGAGCGCGAAGAAGGCTGGGAAGATTATATACCGATCTATACGCGGCCGCTGGCTGATGCAGGGTTAACAGAGTTCCGCTATCTGCCGTTACCTGCCACCCCTGTGGATGTTGTTGTCCAGAGCATAGAGAACTGCTCGGGTATTATTATAGGAGGCGGAGATACGGATCTGTATGCCGATTATATTGTAGACACCGCGATTGGCGGCGCTATTAAACTGAAGTATGAGTCGGGAGTTCCGGTTGCGGGATTCTCGGCAGGAGCCTTAATCAGCCCTGAACTGTGCATTATTTCCGCTAAGGATAATGAGAGCAGGCAGTTTGATCACCGCAAGGGCTTGAATCTGATCTCTGAGCTGCTGCTGTCCGTGCATTTTACCCAGTGGGCTGATGAAGATCATTTAAGAACCGCCCTCCGTACGTTCGGCGATCTTCCGAATTACGGGATCGACGAAGAGACGGGGATATACCTGTTGAACGGAGCGCTGGAAATGGTGGAGGGCGGCGGAGTGTATAGCGTGGTGAACGATATTTTGGCTAAAATTCATTGATGGTGGAGAACAAGGGTTGGGATGGTCAACCAGAGGATTGAAAACAAGAGCAGAGCGCATCGAAGCCTTTGCTCTTGTTTTTTCTGCGTTCTGCGTCTGCTGCACATCATAAATAAGCAAAAATCCTGCACGAAATACAACAATCCCCTCATCAAACGGGTCTCCATCGAAAAGTGTTGTACAAAATACAGCATTTCCCCTAATACAAGCCGATTAATGAACCAATTCTTGTATTTCCTACAACAATCCTCCCAACCACCCTGGCATATCTGTAGCAAAGCTGCAATATGTGCAACATTTGCCTATATGATTATCTGCGAGGCTGGAATTCTGAGAATAAAGTGTGATCCCCGCCTGATTACTGCTTAACATCCGCGTGAAAATCTGACCGGTATAGCTATGTTCTTCCAGTAATGGAGCTTATCCCTGCTTCTTGTCCTGGCTGATCTCAAGGGATACACTTGTGTTATGAATACTGGCGGAGAGGAGGCATGCGGCATGGAGGAGTTGAACGGAAGTCTTTTTCAGCAGGCCTTGCTTGACGGGGATTACAGCCCTCATTTCCTGGCTTACTACTACAAGCAGTGGAGCAATTACACGATGGCCTATCATCAGCATAATTCCACCGAAATCATGTATCTGATCTCAGGCAGCTGTGTGGTCGAGGTGCGGGATGAATCAGGCGGGCATACGCCCTTCCGGCTGAAGCGGGGAGAGATGATTCTGCTGGATGCGGGCGTTCCCCACAGGCTGATCGTCGGAGAAGGGACCTCCTGCCGGATGCTGAATGTGGAATTCGCATTCACTGCGTACGGCGGTGTAGCTCCCTCTGTAGGCAGGCTGGCCCGGGAGGAGGAGGCACTGGCGGATTTGCTGCAGAGCCCCTTCGATAGTCTGGTGCTGAGTGATCAGGAGGAAGTCTTCCATGTGCTGAAGGCACTGGTGCTGGAGCTGGATCAGCGGGGCAAGAGCGGGAACAGTATGGTGCAGCTGCTCTTCTCGGAATTGCTGCTGCGTCTGTCCAGACTGCGGCGGGAATCGCTGCCGGCCAGCCAGCAGCCTTCACAGCTCTATGTACGGCGCGCGGTAGAGTTCCTGCACCAGAACTATGACCGGAGTATTCAAGTCAAGGAAGTCGCGCTCTCTGTGAATGTCCACCCGGGTTATCTGCAGCGGATCTTCAGGACACATACAGGCCAGACCCTGACCGATTACCTGAACCGGCTGCGTATGGAGAAGGCCCAGATGCTGCTTGGGCAGAGTGAGATTCCGGTAGCGGAGATCGCTGATTATGTGGGCATCAGCAGCAGGCAGTATTTTCATCTCCTGTTCAAAAAGTATACCGGCTGTACTCCGGTCGAATACCGCAACTCTATGGATCGCCATTCCTGGAGTGAGGAATAGATAGAATTGTGCGTTAAAGGTGAGAATTGTTGACACTATTCCGGCAAAATGGTCATGATATTGGTTACGCTTCCCGCTGCCTCCTTGTTACAATGGACAGGAATCAACAATTCATTGCCGGAGGATGATAACGATGTCTTTTAAAGTAACCTTTATCGGGGCGGGCAGTATCGGATTCACACGCGGATTGCTGCGCGACCTGCTGACTGTGCCGGAATTCCGTAATATTGAAGTCTCATTCATGGATATAAACAGCCATAACCTGCAGATGGTCACTGAGCTGTGCCAGCGGGATATTCGGGAGAATGGTCTGGATATAGTAATCTCTCCGACTACTGACCGCAGGGAGGCGCTGAAGGATGCGAAGTACGTATTTTGTACTATCCGCATGGGCGGCCTTGAGGCGTTCGCCACCGATGTGGACATTCCGCTGAAATACGGCGTGGACCAATGCGTAGGTGATACGCTGTGTGCGGGAGGCATCATGTACGGACAGCGCGGCATTGCCGAGATGCTGGAGATCTGCCGCGATATCCGGGAGACGGCAGCGCCGGATGTGCTGCTCCTGAATTACTCGAATCCGATGGCCATGCTCACCTGGGCCTGCAATAAATATGGCGGTGTGCGGACCATCGGACTCTGCCATGGGGTACAGCATGGACATCATCAGATCGCCGAAGTCTACGGGCTGGAGAAGTCGCAGGTGGATATTATCTGCGCCGGAATCAACCACCAGACGTGGTACATTTCCGCCAAAGCTGATGGCAAGGATCTGACGGCCGGACTGCTGGAAGCCTTCGAGCAGCATCCGGAATTCAGCCGCACCGAGAAGGTGCGGATCGATATGCTCCGCCGCTTCGGCTATTACAGCACTGAATCGAACGGACACTTGAGCGAATATGTTCCCTGGTACCGCAAACGCAGCGGTGAAATTATGGACTGGATCGATCTGGGCAGCTGGATCAACGGCGAGACAGGCGGATACCTGCGGGTCTGCACAGAAGGCCGCAACTGGTTCGAAACGGACTTCCCGAACTGGATGAAGGAGCCTGCTCTGGAGTATACCCAGGCGAACCGCGGCGAGGAGCATGGCTCCTATATAATAGAAGGACTCGAAACGGGCCGTGTGTACAGAGGGCATTTCAATATGGTGAATAACGGGGTGATCTCCAATCTGCCGGATGATGCCATTATTGAAGCACCGGGGTATGCAGACCGCAACGGGATCTCGATGCCGCTGGTCGGTGAACTGCCGCTGGGCCCGGCAGCGGTCTGCAATGTCAGCATTTCCGTGCAGCGGCTGGCCGTGGAAGCTGCAGTACACGGCGACGACAAGCTGCTGCGCCAGGCCTTCATGATGGACCCGCTGGTCGGTGCGGTCTGCAATCCGAAGGAGATCTGGCAGATGGTAGATGAGATGCTGGTTGCCGGGGAACAGTGGCTGCCGCAATACAGCGCGGCGATTGCTGAAGCGAAGGCGCGTCTCTCCTCCGGTGACCTGATCCCGACGAATGCCGGTAACGCCGGCGCTGCCCGGCTGAAGGTGAAGACCATAGACGAGATGATGCAGGACCGCGATGCCGCGAACAAAAACGCCGGGGAGTCCGATAAGGGCAAGGACCGCGAGAAGGTGCATTAAATAGTTAATTCGGCCGGAAGCAGCACGTTTGCTTCCGGCTTTTTGTTGATGTTCGGGGAGTGAAGGTCACGCCCATTAGATGGAAGCCGGAAATGAAAAAAATTGGGGGGAGTGGCAGAAGAAGCGGGAGAGGCGGTAGTCGCGGATGTGGCGCAAGTGGGGGGAGTTACTGGTGCAGATGCCGTAGTCGGAATGAAGCGGACTGAGAAGACGCTATTTTGACCAAACGCCTCATGTTGCCGCTGATTCGGACTGAGATTCCGTTATCTTGTTCAAATGGGCCACAAATGAAGCCTGATCGGTCAATTAACGGAATCTCAGTCCGCTTGGCCCGCGAATCTGCACAATCTGACGGAATAGCGGAATCTCAGTCCTTTTCACAGAATGAATGGAGCCGGAGTGGGGTGAACGCGCCGTTGGAACGCTCCGGCAAGTCCCGAATCATCCCCGCGAAACGCCCCGCCAACGCCCGAATCATCCCCGCAGAATCTTCTCGCGGCGTCTCAGGCTCACTCCCGGACTAGCTTGTCATTCTGCAGATTGGTAATCTTGCGGCGGATAGGCATACTTATTGAAATGAAGAACAGGGCCAGAACGATGAGCAGCAGGCCCATAATAAGGTTGACCCGGTTTAGGGCGGTGGGATTGTTCACAAACATCAGCATTATATTGAAGACGCCAATGATCAGCTCCATCACCGCGAGTGAAATCCATAAGCGGTATATTCTCTGATAATGCTTGATTTTGGAATCGGTATCCGAATAGATGGTGAAAGCACCCTCCGCTGATTTTCTTCGAAAGATCACCCAGCGAGGGTTGACATATACAGACTTGCCCGACGGCTTTTTGCCGGCAGGCACACGCTCGGCTCCGGTCTCCTCCATAAACTGCAGGTATTCAGCAGACTTGGCTTTCTTCGGATCTTCCTCCAGCAGCTCAAGCCGGTAGATGTATTCCCCCGGGGCGCTCTCTTCAAATACATAACGGGCCCAGGAGTATTCAACAAGCGCAAGACCTTTGGCGGACATGTCATTCAGCCACTGCTCTTCCTTTTCAAAATCTGCGAAATATTTGCGCACTACATGATTCATTCCGGTTCGCCTCCCATTAGCTTTCTTCCATTAGACAGCAGCTCGTCAAGCCTGGTCATTTCGCTCAGCAGTGCAGATCTGCCAGACTCCGTAATCCGGTACTCCTTCTTGCGGGAATCCTGGCTGCCCGCCAGCAGCTCAATCCAGCCCCGCTCCACCAGCGTGCCAAGCGCGCCATACAGCGTGCCGGCGCCAAGCTCCACGCGCCCGTTACTCAGCAGCTTCACATTCTGCATAATTCCGTAGCCGTGCATTGGGGTGAACAGTGACAGAAGAATATAATATACGCCTTCTGTCAGCGCCCCGTATTCATTGCTTCCTGACAAATGCCTCACCTGCCTTAGTCTAGTATTAACGGATTGTTACATCAACTGACGTTATAGCAATCGCCGTTACATCGCCTTCCGTTATATCGTCTTCCGATATACATATTATATCGGCGACCGATATATCAGTCAATAGGGTTTTGCGGAAAATACAGGCAAAAAGCAAAAAGCATCCCCCTCAAACCGGATGAACGGTTCACAGGGGGATGCTTTTTGGCCTGGACAGCAGGGCGGAAGGGGATTGATGATATAAACTTAAGCCCCGGCAGTTTTTTTGCCGAAAAAGGTCTTCAGCGCCTGATAGACCTCCTTCTTATCCTTAATGACATAATGCATGAACTGCTCTTGCTTCAGGTGGCGGTAGGCGGACATTAGTGTGCTGCTGCGGTTGTACTGGTTCACCTCGCCGTAGCCGAACATGTTGCTGCGTTTCAGCAATTCGCCGATCAGCTTGACGCAGCGTTCATTGTCGGAGGTCAGGTTGTCGCCGTCCGAGAAATGGAAGGGGTAGATATTGTATTTGGCCGGCGGATAGCGGCTGTCGATAATCTCCAGCGCCTTCTGGTACGCCGAGGAGCAGATGGTACCGCCGCTCTCGCCGCGCGTGAAGAAGTCATGCTCGCTGACCTCTTTGGCCTCGGTATGATGGGCCAGGAATACAATGTCCACTTTCTCATACTGGCGGCGCAGAAAGCGGGTCATCCAGAAGAAGAAGCTGCGGGCGCAGTATTTTTCAAAAGTACCCATGGAGCCTGAGGTGTCCATCATCGCAATAATTACGGCATTGGAATGGGGGACGGTAATGTCATCCCATGTTTTGTAGCGCAGATCGTCAGGGCTGATGCTGTGGATTCCCGGATTCCCGCTGCTGGCGTTGCGCCGGAGATTCTCCATCAGCGTGCGTTTTTTGTCGATGTTCGACATCATGCCTTTTTTGCGGATATCGTTGAAGACAATGGATTTGACCTCAATCTCTTCCTTGTCCTTAGGCTTAAGGTGGGGAAGCTCCATATCCTGGAACAGAATATCCTCCAGATCTTCAATATCCACTTCGGCCTCAACGGTATCCTGTCCTGGCTGGTCACCCGCCTTGTCACCTTTGCCCGGCTGGGCGGACTGCGAATCGCGGCCGAGCACATCGCCTACCTGACTTTCCCCGTCTCCCTGGCCGACATGTTTCTGCTTACGGAAATTATAAATAATCCGGTATTCATCCAGACTGCGGATCGGCACCTTCACAATCTGTTTGCCGCCCGACAAAATAATGTTCTCCTCAGTAACGAGATCCGGCAGATTGTCCTTAATGGCTTCTCTGACCTTTTGCTGGTGACGCTCCTGATCCTGATGGCCTTTGCGGTGAAGGGACCAGTCTTCTTTAGACACGACAAAGGCGTATGGACCGGATGGCTGGGTCAAGGATGACCACCTCCCATGATTATCTGAAAATAGTACAGGCTATGCTGGAGACGAATGCGGCAGGTTGTAACTAAAGTATATTCATGGGGATGGGGGATATGTGAGCTGTATTATTCACTGATTTCTTCAATGAGCAGTTTATAGCTGTTGGAGCGGGCTTCACCGGAGTATCTGCGTCCGTCTATCGTGAATAAATACAGGGCGGTCGAGGATCCCTGAAGTGAATTGCCCATATAATCAATATTAATTTTCACAAAATAAGTGAGGGTGACGGTCTGCCCCGGCTGCAGTGTTCCCAGCGCTACAGTTCCGCTGTACGGGGTTTCAGGCACAGTTAGGGCAGAGATGGTCACAATATCCGGGTCAATTACGGTTCCTTGCGGCACAATCCGGATCACAGAGACCTCTGCCGGATAATTCCCGTTGTTGGTTACATAAATCCCGAATTCAGCAATGCCTCCAGGCTCGACAATCGGCGGCACCCCTTGCATTTCAATAGAGATGATGGGCGAGAAAAGCAATGTTGTTACAGCGTTGGAACGGGCGATCTGCCGGACATTGCGTCCATCCGGAAGGGTGAATGTATATTGGACATTGCCCTGGTTCTGGATGGCCGGAGTCTGGCGGATATCGGTGGCATCAGGAATGGATACGAGCAAAACAACCACGACCGCCGAGCCTGCTCTTATCGTTCCGAGCGGAATGCCATCCCCCGGGCGTACTCCTTTCTGGGGAACCCCGTTAATGCGGATGCTATCCCAGATGAATAGGACACCTGGCGGTATGAAATCGGTCAGCAGAGCCTCTACAGCCAGGTTTCCGTTGTTACGCACGGTGTACTCATACCGCAGATTATCGCCTGGCGCAGCGCTGTATAGATCTACCTTCAAGCTGGCGGATACTCCCGGATGGACGACTGTTATGAGGACCGTATTGCTCTCAGCGGTGTTCCTGCTGTCATTCACCTCATAGGTAACCACTGCCTTGGCCGGTAATACCGGATCGGGAGGAATTGCGGCAACCCGGACGCGGAAGGAAATTTCAGCGGCTGAGCCTGTACTGAGCGAACCCAGCCTGATACCGAGGACCGGGTCGGCCTCTGGCTGATATACCCCGCCTGCAATGACGCTTCCGGGGATGAACACAGCCCCCTCCGGGACCGGGATGGTCGCGATAATCCCGGACAGCGGCCGGGTGCCTTCATTTCTGAGCTGCAGGGTATAGGTCACGGCATCTCCAATGAAAGTGGTAGGAGTGCTGGCCGTGAGAAGTGTGGACAACTGGTAAGACAGTAGAGAGACAGTCACCGGGTTGGAGCGGACTTCCCCCTGCACCATTCTTCCTTCAGGTGTGGAGAAGGAATAGGTTCCGACCGCCCTGTTGTGCAATGCCAGGGAAGGCGGGAGTGATACTACAATGACCTGGAAGGCGATCGTAACTCCGGAATGCGGAGAGAGAGTGCCAACGGGGATGCCGGAAGACGGAGTAACCCCGGGAAGGGGTACTCCGTCTCTGAGCACACTGTTGGCGATAAAGGATACACCCGCGGGAAGGACATCAACGATGGTGACCAGGGCGGGCGTATTACCGCTGTTCTGGGCGAATACGGTATAGACGAGCGTCTCCCCCAGGGAAGCGCTCGTTTGATCCGTAAGCTTAAGCAGCGATAGAACAGGGCCCACGACGGGGGTATTGACGGTATTGGAGTAAGTGATGGCGTCAATACCCTCTGCCGAGCTGAATAATACCATGGACTGGTTGCTTACGACAGGCTGAAGCCGTGAGCCTTCTGTCATATTACAATGACCTGAACCTGGAAAGTTACTGTAACGGATGCACCGGCGGCAATCGTACCAATCAATATTCCGGCAGCAGGGTTCGCACCGGGGCGGAAGACTCCGTCTACGGCAACACTGCCAACGACAAATTGGCTGCCGGCCGGGATCGGGTCAACCAGCACGACATTGTTGACGGCAACAATACCATTGTTGGTCACGACGATGGTATAGGTGATTATGTCGCCGACTACCGCATCGATAGCCGGAGTGCTCTTGACTGCTGTAACATCCGGTGATGAGACCGGGATGACCAGTGTATTCGACAGTGCAGAGCCTGAGAGCAGACGGCCGTCCGGCGGAGTAAAGTTGAAGGTGGCGGCGGCCTGGTTCACGAGCTGCTGCGGAGAAGGCAGGGAAGCTACAGTGACCTGCAGAGTAACTGTCACGAGGACAGTAGCTCCGGCTGCGACTGTACCGAGATTTATTCCGGTCGCCGGATCTGCACCCGGAACAGGCTGGCCGTTCACCAGTACGCTGTTCGGGATAAATACAGCTCCCGGAGGGATGGAATCCGTTAAGGTGACAATAGCCGGCAGATTGCCTGTATTGGTTACGCTGAAGGAATAAGTGACAGTATCCCCAACTGTAGCATTAGCCGTATCTGCTGCTTTCACGATGCCGATAATCGGCTGGAAGACCGGTGTAATGAGATTATTGGAATAAGAGGCACCGGAGAATGCGCCGGAGGTGAAGCTTACGGAAGCCTGGTTGTTCAGAACCGCCGGATTAGGCAGCGTGTTGACGTGGATATTGAAGGTGACCAGGACTGTTGCACCCGGAGCGATTGTTCCCAGAGAAACACCATTGGCAGGGTTCGCTCCCGGCAGAGGAGTACCGTCCACAACTACGCTTCCGGCAACAAAGGAAGCGCCTGCCGGAATCGGGTCACTCAGCACAACATTATTGATCGGCGCAATACCGCTGTTGGTAACGCTGATGCTGTACGGAACCGTATCACCCAATACAGCATCGGTCACAGAAGTGCTCTTGACAAGAAGTACATTCGGTGACGACACAGAAATCTGGTTGATGTTTGAGCTGGCCGACTGGT
This window encodes:
- a CDS encoding methyl-accepting chemotaxis protein, with product MKRQRKINFRSVGVKLFVILFCTIVLLSSVLGLTSYYAAKGIITDEVAAASSQSIVQAADKLDFLFAEYEALSRQFAVDSALKADMETIHNPGAGTVAKVAAEDRIRRKLDSVRGSDERLLGVRLVARSMVDAESYKSTGISGVRSDEGILARMKEIDNGKGNPVWFPVRAKGFFDAYSESSMTMGRLLRNIQNPAAEYYMLIEVKGKALTDVLSNLHIGLAGEIRILDRAGNIVYGADNGLLGQPSYIQAADTEVEGQKQSFTAADEQGSSQLVVYQPLVTADWTLLGYAPVSDFTKSADRLLYITLLVVLAAAVIALVIGYVLVRLIGRPLGKLARLMEEGEQGNLQVRTNFKGRDEIGRLGHSFNRMMEQISRLAGQSSSSAAAVLATSEQLVLASGATSTHAREVAAATGEIAGGAASLAAEAESSNLKVELMGDKTNEVAGTNAVMADSAGKVMVVSDQGAELMKKLVDQSESALKMMNLIQENSAMLRDSTVLIRSILSPMIAMNKQTNILALNASIEAVRAGAAGRGFIVIADEIRGLANQSSQSIASVSRITEEISSHIENTVKVVSEAAPLFSGQITSVRETSLIFESVRAEMEVFSGYLSQSSAAVKELTGYQQQLGQSMASVISVVQQTSASTEEVASMSSQQFIVSEELVALSGKLEALAENLKQSMISFQG
- a CDS encoding AraC family transcriptional regulator; protein product: MNGSLFQQALLDGDYSPHFLAYYYKQWSNYTMAYHQHNSTEIMYLISGSCVVEVRDESGGHTPFRLKRGEMILLDAGVPHRLIVGEGTSCRMLNVEFAFTAYGGVAPSVGRLAREEEALADLLQSPFDSLVLSDQEEVFHVLKALVLELDQRGKSGNSMVQLLFSELLLRLSRLRRESLPASQQPSQLYVRRAVEFLHQNYDRSIQVKEVALSVNVHPGYLQRIFRTHTGQTLTDYLNRLRMEKAQMLLGQSEIPVAEIADYVGISSRQYFHLLFKKYTGCTPVEYRNSMDRHSWSEE
- a CDS encoding Type 1 glutamine amidotransferase-like domain-containing protein, coding for MDKHLFLNGGGPPFTPDLARKFASKTQAGAGPVVVLFVEREEGWEDYIPIYTRPLADAGLTEFRYLPLPATPVDVVVQSIENCSGIIIGGGDTDLYADYIVDTAIGGAIKLKYESGVPVAGFSAGALISPELCIISAKDNESRQFDHRKGLNLISELLLSVHFTQWADEDHLRTALRTFGDLPNYGIDEETGIYLLNGALEMVEGGGVYSVVNDILAKIH
- a CDS encoding alpha-glucosidase/alpha-galactosidase → MSFKVTFIGAGSIGFTRGLLRDLLTVPEFRNIEVSFMDINSHNLQMVTELCQRDIRENGLDIVISPTTDRREALKDAKYVFCTIRMGGLEAFATDVDIPLKYGVDQCVGDTLCAGGIMYGQRGIAEMLEICRDIRETAAPDVLLLNYSNPMAMLTWACNKYGGVRTIGLCHGVQHGHHQIAEVYGLEKSQVDIICAGINHQTWYISAKADGKDLTAGLLEAFEQHPEFSRTEKVRIDMLRRFGYYSTESNGHLSEYVPWYRKRSGEIMDWIDLGSWINGETGGYLRVCTEGRNWFETDFPNWMKEPALEYTQANRGEEHGSYIIEGLETGRVYRGHFNMVNNGVISNLPDDAIIEAPGYADRNGISMPLVGELPLGPAAVCNVSISVQRLAVEAAVHGDDKLLRQAFMMDPLVGAVCNPKEIWQMVDEMLVAGEQWLPQYSAAIAEAKARLSSGDLIPTNAGNAGAARLKVKTIDEMMQDRDAANKNAGESDKGKDREKVH
- a CDS encoding PadR family transcriptional regulator; this translates as MSGSNEYGALTEGVYYILLSLFTPMHGYGIMQNVKLLSNGRVELGAGTLYGALGTLVERGWIELLAGSQDSRKKEYRITESGRSALLSEMTRLDELLSNGRKLMGGEPE
- the yhbH gene encoding sporulation protein YhbH, whose amino-acid sequence is MTQPSGPYAFVVSKEDWSLHRKGHQDQERHQQKVREAIKDNLPDLVTEENIILSGGKQIVKVPIRSLDEYRIIYNFRKQKHVGQGDGESQVGDVLGRDSQSAQPGKGDKAGDQPGQDTVEAEVDIEDLEDILFQDMELPHLKPKDKEEIEVKSIVFNDIRKKGMMSNIDKKRTLMENLRRNASSGNPGIHSISPDDLRYKTWDDITVPHSNAVIIAMMDTSGSMGTFEKYCARSFFFWMTRFLRRQYEKVDIVFLAHHTEAKEVSEHDFFTRGESGGTICSSAYQKALEIIDSRYPPAKYNIYPFHFSDGDNLTSDNERCVKLIGELLKRSNMFGYGEVNQYNRSSTLMSAYRHLKQEQFMHYVIKDKKEVYQALKTFFGKKTAGA
- a CDS encoding 3-keto-5-aminohexanoate cleavage protein, with the protein product MSINNRPFIQACLNGATARHQHPAVPYSPQELALDAKACIAAGGQAVHVHARQADGTETLEPLYCDLTVQALRSSCPLVPIGMTTSLSAGPDPDKRLFDIGRWGQLPDFVSVNFSEPGLPTLIRLLRERQIGIEAGIATLQDCRTFLEGDWRKHCFRVLVEVEEPEPDQALVLASSISALLRAEGVTLPQVHHGSGAATWTVIRQAIVQGEGIRIGLEDTTVSPDGALCGGNADLVKTALAMADMQLYP
- a CDS encoding DUF11 domain-containing protein, producing the protein MTEGSRLQPVVSNQSMVLFSSAEGIDAITYSNTVNTPVVGPVLSLLKLTDQTSASLGETLVYTVFAQNSGNTPALVTIVDVLPAGVSFIANSVLRDGVPLPGVTPSSGIPVGTLSPHSGVTIAFQVIVVSLPPSLALHNRAVGTYSFSTPEGRMVQGEVRSNPVTVSLLSYQLSTLLTASTPTTFIGDAVTYTLQLRNEGTRPLSGIIATIPVPEGAVFIPGSVIAGGVYQPEADPVLGIRLGSLSTGSAAEISFRVRVAAIPPDPVLPAKAVVTYEVNDSRNTAESNTVLITVVHPGVSASLKVDLYSAAPGDNLRYEYTVRNNGNLAVEALLTDFIPPGVLFIWDSIRINGVPQKGVRPGDGIPLGTIRAGSAVVVVLLVSIPDATDIRQTPAIQNQGNVQYTFTLPDGRNVRQIARSNAVTTLLFSPIISIEMQGVPPIVEPGGIAEFGIYVTNNGNYPAEVSVIRIVPQGTVIDPDIVTISALTVPETPYSGTVALGTLQPGQTVTLTYFVKINIDYMGNSLQGSSTALYLFTIDGRRYSGEARSNSYKLLIEEISE
- a CDS encoding DUF2812 domain-containing protein translates to MNHVVRKYFADFEKEEQWLNDMSAKGLALVEYSWARYVFEESAPGEYIYRLELLEEDPKKAKSAEYLQFMEETGAERVPAGKKPSGKSVYVNPRWVIFRRKSAEGAFTIYSDTDSKIKHYQRIYRLWISLAVMELIIGVFNIMLMFVNNPTALNRVNLIMGLLLIVLALFFISISMPIRRKITNLQNDKLVRE